The Leptodactylus fuscus isolate aLepFus1 chromosome 3, aLepFus1.hap2, whole genome shotgun sequence genome has a segment encoding these proteins:
- the SYNCRIP gene encoding heterogeneous nuclear ribonucleoprotein Q isoform X1 — protein sequence MAAEHVNGNGTEESMDTYAAVAQSEHLQTLLDAGLPQKVAEKLDEIYISGLVAHSDLDERAIEALKEFNEEGALAVLQQFKDSDLSHVQNKSAFLCGVMKTYRQREKQGTKVADSSKGPDESKIKALLERTGYTLDVTTGQRKYGGPPPSTVHSGQQPSVGTEIFVGKIPRDLFEDELVPLFEKAGPIWDLRLMMDPLTGLNRGYAFVTFCTKEAAQEAVKLYNNHEIRSGKHIGVCISVANNRLFVGSIPKSKTKEQIVEEFSKVTEGLTDVILYHQPDDKKKNRGFCFLEYEDHKTAAQARRRLMSGKVKVWGNVVTVEWADPIEDPDPEVMAKVKVLFVRNLANTVTEEILEKAFGNFGKLERVKKLKDYAFIHFDDRVGAVKAMEEMNGKELEGENIEIVFAKPPDQKRKERKAQRQAAKNQMYDDYYYYGGPHMPPPSRGRGRGGRGGYGYPSDYYGYEDYYDYYGYDYHNYRGGYDDPFYGYEDFQVGARGRGGRGARGAAPSRGRGAAPPRGRSGYSQRGGPGSARGARGARGGAQQQRGRGVRGARGGRGGNVGGKRKADGYNQPDSKRRQTNNQNWGSQPIAQQPLQGGDHSGNYGYKSENQEFYQDSFGQQWK from the exons GATTAGTGGCACACAGCGATCTAGATGAAAGGGCTATCGAAGCGTTAAAGGAATTCAATGAAGAAGGTGCATTAGCCGTACTACAGCAGTTTAAGGATAGTGACCTCTCGCATGTACAG AATAAAAGTGCCTTTTTATGTGGAGTCATGAAGACCTACAGGCAGCGAGAGAAACAAGGGACCAAAGTTGCAGATTCTAGTAAAGGACCAGATGAGTCAAAAATAAAG GCCCTTCTTGAAAGAACAGGATATACTCTAGATGTGACAACTGGTCAAAGAAAATATGGTGGTCCACCCCCAAGCACAGTTCACTCAGGGCAGCAACCCTCTGTTGGCACAGAG ATATTTGTTGGCAAAATTCCTAGAGATCTGTTTGAAGATGAGCTTGTTCCACTATTTGAAAAGGCTGGGCCAATTTGGGATCTGCGTTTAATGATGGATCCTTTAACTGGTTTAAATAGAGGCTATGCTTTTGTGACGTTTTGTACAAAAGAGGCGGCCCAGGAGGCTGTCAAGTTG TATAACAACCATGAAATTCGATCAGGAAAACATATTGGTGTTTGCATCTCTGTTGCCAATAATAGACTTTTTGTTGGGTCTattccaaaaagtaaaacaaaagaaCAAATTGTCGAAGAATTTAGTAAAGTCactg AGGGTCTTACTGATGTCATATTGTATCATCAGCCAGATGATAAGAAAAAGAATAGGGGTTTCTGCTTTCTTGAGTATGAGGATCATAAAACAGCTGCTCAAGCTAGACGTCGGCTAATGAGTGGCAAAGTAAAAGTATGGGGCAATGTTGTAACCGTGGAGTGGGCAGATCCAATTGAAGATCCTGATCCAGAGGTCATGGCAAAG GTTAAAGTGTTGTTTGTTCGCAACCTTGCAAATACAGTTACGGAAGAAATTTTAGAAAAAGCATTTGGCAATTTTGGCAAACTGGAAAGAGTTAAAAAGCTGAAGGACTATGCTTTTATTCACTTTGATGACCGCGTTGGTGCAGTAAAG GCAATggaagaaatgaatggaaaagaaTTGGAAGGTGAGAATATTGAAATTGTATTTGCCAAGCCACCTGATCAGAAGAGGAAAGAACGTAAAGCTCAGAGACAAGCGGCTAAAAATCAAAT gtatgatgattattattattatggtggtCCTCATATGCCCCCTCCTTCCAGAGGCCGTGGTAGAGGAGGGAGAGGTGGTTATGGATATCCATCTGACTATTATGGCTATGaagattattatgattattatggcTATGACTACCATAACTACCGTGGTGGATATGATGATCCTTTCTATGGTTACGAAGACTTTCAAGTCGGAGCTAGAGGCAGGGGTGGTAGAGGAGCAAGGGGTGCTGCTCCATCCAGAGGTCGCGGGGCTGCTCCTCCCCGTGGCAGATCCGGTTATTCACAGAGGGGAGGTCCAGGATCAGCAAGAGGCGCTCGAGGTGCGAGAGGAGGTGCCCAGCAACAAAGAGGCCGCGGGGTACGTGGTGCGAGGGGTGGCCGCGGTGGAAATGTAGGAGGAAAGCGCAAAGCTGATGGGTACAACCAGCCAGATTCCAAGCGGCGCCAGACCAATAATCAGAACTGGGGCTCCCAACCCATTGCTCAGCAACCGCTCCAAGGTGGTGATCATTCTGGTAACTATGGTTACAAATCTGAAAACCAGGAGTTTTATCAGGATTCTTTTGGGCAACAGTGGAAGTAG
- the SYNCRIP gene encoding heterogeneous nuclear ribonucleoprotein Q isoform X8 has protein sequence MKTYRQREKQGTKVADSSKGPDESKIKALLERTGYTLDVTTGQRKYGGPPPSTVHSGQQPSVGTEIFVGKIPRDLFEDELVPLFEKAGPIWDLRLMMDPLTGLNRGYAFVTFCTKEAAQEAVKLYNNHEIRSGKHIGVCISVANNRLFVGSIPKSKTKEQIVEEFSKVTEGLTDVILYHQPDDKKKNRGFCFLEYEDHKTAAQARRRLMSGKVKVWGNVVTVEWADPIEDPDPEVMAKVKVLFVRNLANTVTEEILEKAFGNFGKLERVKKLKDYAFIHFDDRVGAVKAMEEMNGKELEGENIEIVFAKPPDQKRKERKAQRQAAKNQMYDDYYYYGGPHMPPPSRGRGRGGRGGYGYPSDYYGYEDYYDYYGYDYHNYRGGYDDPFYGYEDFQVGARGRGGRGARGAAPSRGRGAAPPRGRSGYSQRGGPGSARGARGARGGAQQQRGRGVRGARGGRGGNVGGKRKADGYNQPDSKRRQTNNQNWGSQPIAQQPLQGGDHSGNYGYKSENQEFYQDSFGQQWK, from the exons ATGAAGACCTACAGGCAGCGAGAGAAACAAGGGACCAAAGTTGCAGATTCTAGTAAAGGACCAGATGAGTCAAAAATAAAG GCCCTTCTTGAAAGAACAGGATATACTCTAGATGTGACAACTGGTCAAAGAAAATATGGTGGTCCACCCCCAAGCACAGTTCACTCAGGGCAGCAACCCTCTGTTGGCACAGAG ATATTTGTTGGCAAAATTCCTAGAGATCTGTTTGAAGATGAGCTTGTTCCACTATTTGAAAAGGCTGGGCCAATTTGGGATCTGCGTTTAATGATGGATCCTTTAACTGGTTTAAATAGAGGCTATGCTTTTGTGACGTTTTGTACAAAAGAGGCGGCCCAGGAGGCTGTCAAGTTG TATAACAACCATGAAATTCGATCAGGAAAACATATTGGTGTTTGCATCTCTGTTGCCAATAATAGACTTTTTGTTGGGTCTattccaaaaagtaaaacaaaagaaCAAATTGTCGAAGAATTTAGTAAAGTCactg AGGGTCTTACTGATGTCATATTGTATCATCAGCCAGATGATAAGAAAAAGAATAGGGGTTTCTGCTTTCTTGAGTATGAGGATCATAAAACAGCTGCTCAAGCTAGACGTCGGCTAATGAGTGGCAAAGTAAAAGTATGGGGCAATGTTGTAACCGTGGAGTGGGCAGATCCAATTGAAGATCCTGATCCAGAGGTCATGGCAAAG GTTAAAGTGTTGTTTGTTCGCAACCTTGCAAATACAGTTACGGAAGAAATTTTAGAAAAAGCATTTGGCAATTTTGGCAAACTGGAAAGAGTTAAAAAGCTGAAGGACTATGCTTTTATTCACTTTGATGACCGCGTTGGTGCAGTAAAG GCAATggaagaaatgaatggaaaagaaTTGGAAGGTGAGAATATTGAAATTGTATTTGCCAAGCCACCTGATCAGAAGAGGAAAGAACGTAAAGCTCAGAGACAAGCGGCTAAAAATCAAAT gtatgatgattattattattatggtggtCCTCATATGCCCCCTCCTTCCAGAGGCCGTGGTAGAGGAGGGAGAGGTGGTTATGGATATCCATCTGACTATTATGGCTATGaagattattatgattattatggcTATGACTACCATAACTACCGTGGTGGATATGATGATCCTTTCTATGGTTACGAAGACTTTCAAGTCGGAGCTAGAGGCAGGGGTGGTAGAGGAGCAAGGGGTGCTGCTCCATCCAGAGGTCGCGGGGCTGCTCCTCCCCGTGGCAGATCCGGTTATTCACAGAGGGGAGGTCCAGGATCAGCAAGAGGCGCTCGAGGTGCGAGAGGAGGTGCCCAGCAACAAAGAGGCCGCGGGGTACGTGGTGCGAGGGGTGGCCGCGGTGGAAATGTAGGAGGAAAGCGCAAAGCTGATGGGTACAACCAGCCAGATTCCAAGCGGCGCCAGACCAATAATCAGAACTGGGGCTCCCAACCCATTGCTCAGCAACCGCTCCAAGGTGGTGATCATTCTGGTAACTATGGTTACAAATCTGAAAACCAGGAGTTTTATCAGGATTCTTTTGGGCAACAGTGGAAGTAG